GTTCATTTGCGGCGGCGCCTTCCACGGACTCGACGAGATCATCCAGCGCCGCGTCTCCCAGAAGGCGATCGGCTTCGGCTCCGACATCGATCCCGATGTTGGCAAGAAGAACATCGGCGACACCTTGCAGATGGTGGAGACCGAGGACCTGCTCAAATACGGGTTGATCCCCGAATTTGTCGGTCGCCTGCCGGTAATCGCCACGCTCCATGAGCTCGACGAGGCAGCGCTCATCCGCATCCTCACCGAGCCCAAGAACGCAATCATCAAGCAGTATAAGAAGCTCTTCGAGATGGAGGGCGTCAACCTGCAGTTCACCGACGGTGCCTACCGCGCCATTGCAGAGGAAACCATCGAGAAGAAGAGCGGCGCACGCGGCTTGCGCAGCATTCTCGAAACCCTGATGCTCGACATCATGTACGAGATCCCCTCGCGCAAGGACATTCAGGAAGTCATCGTCAACGAAGAGGTCGTACGCAAGAAAGAGGCACCGCTACTGGTGCTGGAGAAAGAATCTGCGTGAAACCCGGCACTTTGGTCACTTGATTCAACCCCCGAAAGCCTCTCATACTCTTGTATGAGAGGCTTTCGCGCTTTTGAGGGGTCTTCGCTTCCCGGCTCTGGGCGCGGCTTTCCGCCCCGCACGCCAGGCTGATGGCGCAACGGAAAGGCAACACCATGTTCTTCAAGACAGACGACGAAAACGGAAAAACCGGCGGTAGCGCAGGCGGTGAAACATTCACCATACCCCTGCTTCCGCTGCGCGACATCATCATCTTCCCGCACATGGTGGCTCCGCTCTTTGTCGGCCGCGAAAAAAGCATCGCCGCCCTCGAAGAGGCCATGCGACGCGACAAGCAGATCCTGCTGACGGCGCAGCGCAAGGCCAAGACCAACGATCCGACTTCCGACGACATCTATGAAGTTGGCACGGTCGCCACCATCATCCAGCTCCTGCGCCTGCCCGACCGCACGGTAAAGGTCCTGGTCGAAGGCAAGAAGCGCGGTCGCATCCTGCGCTACCTGCCCAACGACAAGCACTTCCTGGTCGAGGCTGAGGAAATTCCCGAAGCGCTCGACCCGACGACGGAAACCTCCGCACTCGTGCGTAGTGTGAAGACCGCATTCGAGCAGTATGTGAAGCTCAACAAGCGCATCCCGCCCGAGATGCTGATGAGCGTCTCGCAGATCGAGGAGCCCGAACGGCTCTCCGACACCATCGTAACGCACCTGCTGCAGCTCAAACTGGGCGACAAGCAGGAACTGCTCGAAGAGGCCGACGCCAGCGTGCGCCTCAGCACCATTCTCGAAAAACTCACCGAAGAGATCGAGATCCTCAAGGTCGAGCGCTCCATCAAATCACGCGTGAAGAAGCAGATGGAGAAGACCCAGCGCGAGTATTATCTTAACGAGCAGATGCGCGCGATCCAGAAGGAACTGGGTGACCGCGACGAGTTCAAGAACGAGTTCTCGGAGATCGAGGACAAAATCGCGCAGAAGGAACTCTCCGAGGAAGCGCGCGGCAAGGTCACCAAGGAGCTCAAGAAGCTCAAGATGATGTCGCCCATGAGCGCTGAAGCGACAGTGGTGCGCAACTACATTGACTGGATCGTCTCCATCCCCTGGAGCGAGTTCAGCGAGGACAACCTCGATCTCAAGCATGCCCAGGAAATTCTCGATGCCGACCACTACGGCCTCAAGAAGGTCAAGGAACGCATCGTCGAGTATCTGGCCGTGCTGCAGCTCGTCCAGAAAATGAAGGGCCCCATCCTCTGTCTCGTTGGGCCCCCGGGTGTGGGCAAGACCTCGCTCGGCAAGAGCATCGCCCACGCGCTTGGTCGCGAGTTCGTGCGCATCTCGCTGGGGGGCGTGCGTGACGAGGCCGAAATCCGCGGTCATCGCCGCACCTACATTGGCGCTATGCCGGGCAAGATCGTGCAGGCCATGAAGAAGGCCGGCACCTCCAACCCGGTGGTGTTGCTCGACGAGATCGACAAAATGAGCAGCGACTTCCGCGGAGACCCCTCCTCGGCCATGCTCGAAGTGCTTGATCCCGAGCAGAACAGCACCTTCAACGACCACTACCTGGACATGGATTACGACCTCTCCCGGGTCATGTTCATTACGACTGCCAACTCCATGCAGACCATTCCGGCACCGCTGCTTGACCGCATGGAACTGATCCGCCTTCCGGGCTACACCGAGGAAGAAAAGCTCGAGATTGCCCGGCGCCACCTGGTTCCCAAGCAGATCACCGAGCACGGCCTGAGCGAGGAAAACGTGAGCTTCAACCGCGGCGCACTCACCAGCATCGTGCGCGAATACACCCGCGAAGCCGGCGTGCGCACCCTGGAGCGTGAGATCGCATCCGTCTGCCGCAAGGCAGCCAAGGACGTCGTTGTCTCCGGCGACCCCAAGAAGAAGATTCAGGTCAACAAGCAGCTCGTCGGCAAGTATCTGGGCGTCTACAAATACCGATACGGCGCCATTGAAGAGGCCGATCAGGTCGGTATCACCACGGGCCTCGCCTGGACCGAAGTCGGCGGCGAGATCCTCACCGTCGAAGTGGCCATCGTCCCCGGTAAGGGCAAGGTCACGATCACCGGCAAGCTCGGCGACGTGATGCAGGAATCGGCGCAGGCCGCC
This is a stretch of genomic DNA from Chrysiogenia bacterium. It encodes these proteins:
- the lon gene encoding endopeptidase La, which codes for MFFKTDDENGKTGGSAGGETFTIPLLPLRDIIIFPHMVAPLFVGREKSIAALEEAMRRDKQILLTAQRKAKTNDPTSDDIYEVGTVATIIQLLRLPDRTVKVLVEGKKRGRILRYLPNDKHFLVEAEEIPEALDPTTETSALVRSVKTAFEQYVKLNKRIPPEMLMSVSQIEEPERLSDTIVTHLLQLKLGDKQELLEEADASVRLSTILEKLTEEIEILKVERSIKSRVKKQMEKTQREYYLNEQMRAIQKELGDRDEFKNEFSEIEDKIAQKELSEEARGKVTKELKKLKMMSPMSAEATVVRNYIDWIVSIPWSEFSEDNLDLKHAQEILDADHYGLKKVKERIVEYLAVLQLVQKMKGPILCLVGPPGVGKTSLGKSIAHALGREFVRISLGGVRDEAEIRGHRRTYIGAMPGKIVQAMKKAGTSNPVVLLDEIDKMSSDFRGDPSSAMLEVLDPEQNSTFNDHYLDMDYDLSRVMFITTANSMQTIPAPLLDRMELIRLPGYTEEEKLEIARRHLVPKQITEHGLSEENVSFNRGALTSIVREYTREAGVRTLEREIASVCRKAAKDVVVSGDPKKKIQVNKQLVGKYLGVYKYRYGAIEEADQVGITTGLAWTEVGGEILTVEVAIVPGKGKVTITGKLGDVMQESAQAALSYVRSRAEWLGLDDELFQQVDLHIHVPEGATPKDGPSAGIALATSISSAFTKIPVRATVAMTGEITLRGRVLPIGGLKEKLIAAHRSGIERVLIPKDNAKDLADVPRKILSKLEIKPVEHMDEVIALALTALPVALPKPAEPAKAQGEGEGTLTTH